One stretch of Helicobacter suis HS1 DNA includes these proteins:
- a CDS encoding type IV secretory system conjugative DNA transfer family protein produces MTLNFKQGVVVGKYEALGKSKPVYYDSPLSTLIIAPPGSGKTAAVAIPNLLTLKNSVVVLDIKGELCDLTAKYRQKKFKNKIFVFNPLGDDNTLKFNPFDKKIVSQLDFNRKRRLVDEVGNTIFTEENDNKDPHWTQQARNLFIFYALYDLCVYGGSNFFEIASCPIKNYVPLIHPKSRQYAELFEVKRDEQGNAIKDANGAYIQELDNNNEPIQNSEVNAEVLWYRQVAEQVYLDVEDSRNYDGTVHRLERDTEGNIIIKEGMLDPIIRNDANRWANANDREFASIKSVYSRFMQVFTSYQVKEATSSMSFAYEDLRRENISLYIKIAQTDINTLAPLIRILLESMAKNLLLRESQKFEERVYFILDEFVRFGKLPFLLEMPALSRSYGVVILFITQSNALIEKYYGKDDAKIVNGTVAYKIVFKMDDLEYAKQLSEEIGKMTRKTRSHSTEKGQLVFGGTSSIGKEAWDLLSPQDIMNIDSDEVIILVSGHKAKPLKLKANYYFKDSAMMKLCHDERSERLYMEKMCVVWFLQKS; encoded by the coding sequence ATGACATTAAATTTCAAGCAGGGCGTGGTAGTGGGCAAATACGAAGCGCTGGGCAAATCTAAACCTGTCTACTATGATAGTCCGCTATCCACCCTTATCATTGCGCCCCCCGGAAGCGGTAAAACAGCAGCAGTTGCTATTCCTAATCTACTGACTTTAAAAAATTCTGTGGTAGTCTTGGACATCAAAGGCGAACTTTGCGATCTTACAGCCAAATACAGACAAAAAAAATTTAAAAACAAGATTTTCGTATTCAATCCACTGGGTGATGATAACACGCTAAAATTTAACCCCTTTGATAAAAAGATTGTCTCTCAACTTGATTTTAATAGAAAAAGGCGACTTGTTGATGAAGTGGGCAACACCATATTTACTGAGGAGAATGACAACAAAGACCCACACTGGACACAGCAGGCTAGAAATCTCTTCATCTTTTATGCACTTTATGATTTGTGTGTCTATGGAGGCTCTAATTTTTTTGAAATCGCCTCCTGCCCTATTAAGAACTATGTTCCACTCATCCATCCTAAAAGTCGCCAGTATGCCGAACTCTTTGAAGTGAAACGGGATGAACAGGGTAATGCAATTAAGGATGCAAATGGCGCTTATATCCAAGAGTTAGATAATAACAATGAGCCGATACAAAACTCCGAAGTTAACGCAGAGGTGTTGTGGTATAGACAGGTAGCCGAACAGGTTTACTTAGATGTAGAAGACTCTAGAAATTACGATGGCACAGTTCACAGACTAGAGAGAGATACAGAGGGCAATATTATTATCAAGGAGGGCATGTTAGATCCTATCATCAGAAATGATGCCAATAGATGGGCAAATGCTAATGATAGGGAATTTGCTAGTATTAAATCTGTTTATTCTAGATTTATGCAAGTCTTTACCAGTTATCAAGTCAAAGAAGCCACTAGTTCTATGAGTTTTGCCTACGAAGATTTAAGGCGCGAAAATATTAGTCTTTATATCAAAATTGCCCAAACAGATATTAATACACTCGCTCCCTTAATTAGAATTCTTCTAGAAAGCATGGCTAAAAATCTACTCCTAAGAGAAAGCCAAAAATTTGAAGAAAGGGTTTATTTTATTTTAGATGAGTTCGTACGCTTTGGTAAACTTCCCTTTCTTTTAGAAATGCCCGCTCTAAGTAGAAGCTATGGAGTGGTGATTCTATTTATCACCCAAAGCAACGCTCTAATAGAAAAATACTATGGAAAAGACGATGCAAAGATCGTCAATGGTACCGTAGCCTATAAAATAGTCTTTAAAATGGATGATCTAGAGTATGCCAAACAGCTTAGTGAAGAAATTGGCAAGATGACTAGAAAAACACGCTCTCACTCTACAGAAAAAGGCCAACTTGTTTTTGGAGGCACGAGCTCTATAGGCAAAGAAGCATGGGATTTACTCAGCCCACAAGACATCATGAATATTGATAGCGATGAAGTCATTATCTTAGTAAGTGGACATAAAGCCAAACCACTTAAGCTCAAGGCAAATTACTACTTTAAGGACTCTGCCATGATGAAACTCTGCCATGATGAAAGGTCTGAAAGATTATACATGGAAAAAATGTGCGTTGTTTGGTTCTTACAAAAAAGCTAG
- a CDS encoding type IV secretion system protein: MQESQYTKFIGLFENFINQIALLLPSGLSSALQASGNVIGVLLILLFVFSKLKKDDLFEIRTLIAIGIFFGYLAFFNWSMNHPKDSQSYFRSFIEYPADQVMGALSTLKFEGYQETNKTETISFKSRTIDTLISEIFHSTGNLVTRTFQSLKTGTILYMIPIVLTILVIAVLEALFVFHIVYFICVTFIEITLYFALYILFIPLVFFQQTRGFAWSYIKKVVSLTFYAPFITLVSLLDYNILTFIKSGTTNMEALPQQGFLESIFSTIHVKFSDYVDFLLDLTFIALGAYFCLKLVSKIPEMINAIFGTQGVMSDASHFVSSAISLVQAPIAATAGLAKGGYTQGGIGGALANIATMGGYKGVSDLRNHAILSKETSSNSTANLGGKVGTTTVET; encoded by the coding sequence ATGCAAGAGAGCCAGTATACAAAATTCATAGGTCTATTTGAAAATTTTATCAATCAAATTGCGCTTTTATTGCCAAGTGGCCTTAGTTCAGCACTACAGGCAAGCGGAAATGTCATTGGCGTGCTTCTCATCTTATTATTTGTGTTTAGCAAGCTTAAGAAAGACGATCTTTTTGAGATTAGAACCCTTATAGCTATAGGTATTTTCTTTGGCTATTTAGCCTTTTTCAATTGGAGCATGAATCATCCAAAAGATTCGCAATCTTACTTTAGAAGTTTTATTGAATACCCAGCAGATCAAGTAATGGGTGCTTTAAGTACACTCAAATTTGAAGGCTATCAGGAAACCAACAAAACAGAAACCATTAGTTTTAAAAGTAGAACTATTGATACTTTGATCTCAGAAATTTTTCATTCCACAGGAAATCTAGTAACCCGCACTTTTCAGAGTCTAAAGACAGGCACAATCTTATACATGATTCCTATCGTTTTAACCATCCTAGTCATAGCAGTCCTAGAAGCTTTGTTTGTTTTCCATATTGTCTATTTTATTTGTGTAACTTTCATAGAAATTACCCTGTACTTTGCACTCTACATTCTATTCATTCCATTGGTATTTTTCCAACAAACAAGAGGCTTTGCCTGGTCCTATATCAAAAAAGTTGTGTCCTTAACTTTTTATGCCCCATTTATCACTTTAGTTTCACTCCTAGACTACAACATCTTGACTTTCATTAAAAGCGGGACCACTAACATGGAAGCTCTGCCACAACAGGGGTTTTTAGAAAGCATTTTTAGCACAATACATGTCAAATTTTCAGATTATGTAGATTTTCTCTTAGATCTAACATTCATCGCACTGGGTGCTTATTTTTGTCTCAAGCTTGTATCTAAAATCCCAGAAATGATCAACGCTATCTTTGGCACACAAGGTGTAATGAGCGATGCAAGCCACTTTGTTAGTTCTGCCATTTCTCTAGTTCAAGCTCCCATTGCAGCAACAGCTGGACTTGCCAAAGGAGGCTACACACAAGGAGGAATTGGAGGAGCTCTAGCCAACATAGCCACTATGGGAGGCTATAAAGGTGTATCTGATCTAAGAAACCATGCAATACTTTCAAAAGAAACAAGTAGTAACAGCACAGCTAATCTAGGTGGAAAAGTTGGCACAACTACGGTAGAAACTTAA